TCTGCGCCGCCTGAGGCTCGACCGACTTGTCGACGGGGACGGACTCGCCCGTGAGCGCAGATTCGTCGACCCGCAGGCCATGGGCGCGCACGACTCGGAGGTCTGCCGGCACCCGGTCGCCTGAAGCCAGACAGACAATGTCGCCGGGAACGAGGTCGGCGGCGTCGCAGGTGTGCCGTTCGCCATCCCGCCACACCAGCGCATGCTCGGCCAGCATGGACCGCACCGCGTCGAGCGCCCGCTCGGCCTTGCCTTCCTGAACAAAGCCGATGACCGCATTGACGATGACCACGCCCAGGATCACCGCCGCATCCACGTGGTCCTCCAGCAGCACCGTGGCGACACCCGCGGCCAGCAACACATAGATCAATGGGTTGTGGAACTGAAGCAGGAAGCGCTGCCAGGGCGGGACACGCCGAGCCTGGGGCAGACGGTTGGCACCGTGCCGCGCGCGCCGCTCGACGGCCTGGGCACTGCTCAGGCCGCGATGTGGGTCGGTCTCCAGTCGCGCCACGGCCTCTTCGGCCGTGCAGGCATGCCAGGGCGCGGGGGTGTGGTCTGCCATTTCGAAGCATCCTCCATCGGTCGATTGCCGGGTCGCCACAGGCAGGCAGTCCGGCGTGCATTCTGCGGTGTGCGCTCGTCCGCCCGGCTGATGCGGCGCAATTCTCCGCGCCGCGACCGCAGGCAAAAAAAGGCCCCGACTTGCGGGGCCTGAAGACACTCTCTTCGCAACGTCACCACTGCGAGCGTTACGAATGAATTATATTTGAACAAATACTTCCATCACAACTGCGCCAGCGGCGTCCGCGAAGCCTCGCCATGTTCGTCCTCCCCCAGCGTGCGGATCAGCGTTGCCAGGTCATCATGAAGGCGGATCAGCGTGGCCTCATCGAGCTGGGCCAGAGCCTGGGGAAGCACCCCGGCCATCGGCCCCGGCACACTGGAGAGCAAGGCACGGCCGCTCTCGCTGATCTCCAGGTGAACGACGCGGCGGTCCTGCTCGTCACGGCGCGACAGCATCAGCCCGCGCGACACCAGTGTGCGCACGAGGTTGCTGGTGGTCGACTGGTGGATGTCCATCCGCTGCGCCAGATCACCCACGACGATGCCCGGCTCGGCCGCCACCACGCTCAGTGCCCACAACTGCGCCCCGCCGACGCCGGTCTGCCGCTCGAGTTGCTGAAAGTGCGTCTTGACCGCGTTGAAGACCACGCGGAACTGACGCAGCACCACAGCCGCCTGGGGTGGAAGTGCGCTGGTGCCGATGACATCGGCAGGCGCATTGATGCGCGTTGCAATCGGTTCTGACACGGTGAGCCCATGAAGAGTCGCTACCCGTCGGACTGGCTGTCAGACGAAGCAAGGCACGAATTATCCGACTGGCGACGCTGGGCCGCGCGCGCCGTGGTCCTCCTTTTTGCGGCCCTGGCCGGGCTCGGGGTGATCAGCCTCACCTGGCTGACCGAACAGGCCCTGCACGCCTTCGGTGTCCTCCATGCGCGGTGGCAGTGGGCACCCCTGCTCTGGACGCCGGCGTTGACCGCCGGGATCGTCTGGATCACACGTCGCTTCGCGCCCGGCGCCGCCGGCTCCGGCATCCCCCAGGTGCTCGCGGCGCAGGACCCGGCTGTGCCTGTCGAGCAACGCCAGCTCTTCGTGTCGGTGAGGCTTGCACTGGCCAAGGTGGTTCTGACGGCCGGCGGCCTGCTCGCCGGGCTGTCGACCGGCCGGGAAGGTCCGTCGGTCCAGGTGGCCGCTGGGCTGATGCACCACGCCCGGCGCTGGCTGCCTGCCCGCAGCCCAGTCAACGAGCGCGGTCTGCTGGTGGCCGGCGGTGCGGCCGGCATCGCGGCGGCCTTCAACACCCCGCTGGGTGGTGTGATGTTCGCCATCGAGCAGCTCTCGCGCCGCCCGGAAGACCGGGCCAGCGGCCTGCTCATCGGGGCCATCGTCCTGGCGGGCCTGCTCGCCGTCTCCATCCACGGCAATGACACCTACTTCGGGCGCATCGACGCCACGGCCCTGTCGTGGGGGCTGTGGGGCCCCGGCCTGATGGTGGCGATTCTGTGCGGCCTGCTGGGTGGGCTGTTCTCCCGGCTGCTGATCCAGTCGATGCGCGGCGGGTCGGACGTTTTCAGCCGGTGGCGTCAACGGCATCCGGTGCGCTTTGCCGCCGGCTGCGGCCTTGCCGTGGCGGTCATCGGCATCGTCACGCAAGGCAGCACCTTTGGCGGTGGCTATGGCACGACGCGGGCCCTGCTGCAAGGCCAGGAGCCGACCCACGGGCTGTACGTGGTGCTGCGCATGGTGGTCACCTGGCTGTCGGCCTGGAGCGGCGTACCAGGCGGCATCTTTGCCCCAGCCCTCACCATCGGAGCCGGCATCGGGCACGACGTGGCCGGCTGGACAGGCCACGCCCATCCGGCCCTGATCGCGCTTGGCATGGCCGGCTTTCTGGCCGGTGCTACGCAGAACCCGTTTACCGCCTTCATCATCGTCATGGAGATGGTCGAGGGCCACGCCATGGTCCTGAGCCTGATGGGCTGCGCGATGCTGTCGAGCGGCATGGCCCGTGTGATCAGCCCACCGCTTTATGTCGCACTCGCTGAACTGCAGTTGCACCGACTGCCTGCCACGCCACCCGGCCAGCAAAAAGGGGCCCGAAGGCCCCTTGAGGATGCGGCGGACACCGCGTCGTGATGGCAGGCTCAGCGCTTGAGCTGGTTGATGTCGCGCACCGCGCCCGTGTCTGCCGACGTGGTGAGCAGCGCATAAGCCTGCAGCGCGGCCGACACCATCCGCTGGCGATTGACCGGCTTCCAGGCCTGATCGCCCTTGGCTTCCATGGCGGCACGGCGGGCGGCCAGCGCCTCGTCGCTGATGGCCAGGTGGATGCGACGGTTCGGGATGTCGATCTCGATCCTGTCGCCGTTCTCGACCAGCGCAATGGCGCCACCCATGCCGGCCTCGGGCGAGGCGTGGCCGATGGAGAGACCGGAGGTGCCGCCCGAGAAACGACCATCGGTCAGCAGCGCACACTGCTTGCCCAGGCCGCGGCTCTTCAGGTAAGACGTCGGGTACAGCATTTCCTGCATACCCGGGCCGCCCTTCGGGCCTTCGTAGCGGATCACGACCACGTCGCCAGCCTGGACTTCTTCACCCAGGATGCCTTCGACGGCGTCTTCCTGGCTTTCATAGACACGGGCGGTGCCAGTGAACGTCCAGATCGACTCGTCGACGCCGGCCGTCTTCACGATGCAGCCCTTCTCGGCGATGTTGCCGTACAGCACGGCCAGACCGCCGTCCTTCGTGAAGGCATGGGTCGCCGCGCGGATCACGCCCTTCTCACGGTCGAGGTCGAGCGCCTTCCAGCGGCTGTCCTGCGAGAACGCCACCTGCGTGGGGATGCCGCCCGGGGCTGCCTTGTAGAACGTGTGAACCGCTTCGTCCTGGGTGACCTTGACGTCCCAGTTTGCGATGGCATCGGCCATGGTCGGGCTGTGGACGGTGGGCACGTCGGTGTGCAGCAGGCCACCACGGGCCAGCTCGCCCAGGATCGACATGATGCCACCCGCACGGTGCACGTCTTCGATGTGCACGTCGGGCACGGCCGGGGCGACCTTGCTCAGGCACGGCACCTTGCGCGAGATGCGGTCGATGTCGGCCATCGTGAACGGCACTTCGGCCTCGCGGGCCGCCGCCAGCAGGTGCAGCACGGTGTTGGTCGAGCCGCCCATGGCCACGTCGAGCGCCACGGCGTTCTCGAAGGCCTTGAAGCTCGCAATGCTGCGCGGCAGCACGCTGAAGTCGTCCTGCTCGTAGTGGCGCTTGGCCAGCTCGACGATGGTGCGACCGGCCTTGCGGAACAGCTTTTCGCGGTCGGCGTGCGTGGCCACGATGGTGCCATTGCCCGGCAACGACAGGCCCAGGGCCTCGGTCAGGCAGTTCATCGAGTTGGCCGTGAACATGCCGGAGCACGACCCGCAGGTCGGGCAGGCCGAGCGCTCGACCTCGGCCACCTCCTCGTCGGAGCAGTTCTTGTCGGCCGCCTTGACCATGGCGTCAACCAGGTCCAGCGCAATGACCTTGCCCTCGATCTTGGCCTTGCCGGCCTCCATCGGGCCACCCGAGACGAACACCACGGGGATGTTCAGGCGCAGGGCCGCCATCAGCATGCCCGGGGTGATCTTGTCGCAGTTGGAGATGCACACCAGCGCGTCGGCGGTGTGGGCGTTGACCATGTATTCGACGCTGTCGGCGATCAGGTCACGCGAGGGCAGCGAGTACAGCATGCCGCCGTGGCCCATGGCGATGCCGTCGTCCACCGCGATGGTGTTGAATTCCTTGGCCACGCCACCGGCCGCCTCGATCTCACGGGCCACCAGCTGGCCGAGGTCTTTCAGGTGGACGTGGCCGGGCACGAACTGCGTGAAGCTGTTGGCGATCGCGATGATCGGCTTCTCGAAATCGCCGTCCTTCATGCCCGTGGCGCGCCACAGGGCGCGGGCGCCCGCCATGTTGCGACCGGCGGTGGAAGTGCGGGAACGGTACTGGGGCATCAGGAAACTCCAGGCAGATGACGCTTGTGGGAACCGGTCATTTTAGCCCGCCCCACCAGCCGGCGCAGTGTCAGCGCCGCTTACGGGGGTTCTGCACGCCCATGGCGTCGACGGCCTTCTGTCGGCGCGCCTCGCGCTTGGCGGCCACCTTGTCCATCGCCAGCCGCTGCGTCCGCCCCGTGGTGTCGGACCACCACCACCACACCGCCGCCAGCCCGAAGGGCAGGCACAGTGCCCACCAGTGCGACGACCACGTCCACTCGCCCACCGGGCCAATGCCACCCAGCCACATCACCAGCAAGGCCACGCCGATCAACACAAACCACATGTGGTGCTTTCCTCATGCACGTGTCACGATAAGTGACAGCGCCGTCAACCCCGAGAAGGGTGAATGCGTTTATAAATCGACCTCCACTGTAATCCACCCCCCGTACCGGAAGGAGACCCATGAAAAAACTGTCGACCCTCGTCGCCGCTGCTGCGCTGGCCACCCTCGCCGCCCCGGCCATGGCCAGCATGGAACTGGCCCAGAAGAAGTCCTGCCTGGCCTGCCATGGTGTCGAGCAGAAGATGATCGGCCCGTCCTACAAGGACGTGGCGGCCAAGTACAAGGGCCAGAAGGGCGCCGAAGCCAAGCTGGTTGAAAAGGTGCTGAAGGGTGGCAAGGGCGCCTGGGGCGAGATCCCGATGCCGGCCAACCCCCAGGTCAGCGAAGCCGAAGCCAAGGAACTGGTGCACTGGATCCTGTCGCTGAAGTGATCGGCGGCGCGGGCTGACACCGCGCCCCCTCTCAGCAACCAAGCGCCCTGCGGGGCGCTTTTTCATGCCCTGCCGTCGGCGGGACGGACATGAAAAAGGCCCCGTCGAAACGGGGCCTGGGGGGTTGTCTCCTCCGTGGGAGGTGCACTGCACCTCCCGCGTGGCATGCCGATCAGTCGCCGGCGTAGATGTCCACGTCCTTGGTTTCCTTCACGAACAGCAGGCCGATCACGAAGGTGATGGACGCCACGATGATCGGATACCAGAGGCCGTTGTAGATGTTGCCGGTCTGAGCCACGATCGCGAAGGCGGTGGTGGGCAGCAGGCCGCCGAACCAGCCGTTGCCGATGTGGTACGGCAGGGACATCGAGGTGTAGCGGATGCGGGTCGGGAACATTTCCACCAGCATGGCCGCGATCGGGCCGTACACGGCGGTCACGTAGATCACGAGCAGCGTCAGGATGGCGATGACGAGCGGCTTGTTCAGCTTGGCCGGATCGGCCTTGGCCGGGTAGCCAGCATCACGGATGGCCTGCACCACTTCCTTCTTGAAGGCCGCGTCCTTGGCCTTGGCATCGTCGGCGCTCAGACCGGCCGAGCTGTACGAAGCGATCTCGCGGTCACCGACCTTGATCACGGCCACGCCATCACCGGACACGTTCTCGTAGTTCACCGAGTTGGCAGCCAGCACCTGCTTGGCGATGTCGCACGAGCTGGTGAACTTGGCGGTGCCAGTCGGGTTGAACTGGAACGAGCACTCGTTCTGGTTGGCGATCAGGGTCACGGGAGCCGTGGCCTGGGCCTTGGCCAGATCGGGGTTGGCGGCTTCCGTCAGGGCCTTGAACAGCGGGAAGTAGGTCAGCGCAGCAACCAGGCAGCCTGCCAGGATGATGGGCTTGCGGCCGATCTTGTCAGACAGCGTGCCGAACACCACGAAGAACGGGGTGCCGATCAGCAGCGAGATGGCCACCAGGATGTTGGCGGTGGCGCCATCGACCTTCAAAGCCTGCGTCAGGAAGAACAGGGCATAGAACTGACCGGTGTACCAGACCACAGCCTGACCAGCGACCAGACCGAACAGGGCCAGGATCACGATCTTCAGGTTCTTCCACTGACCGAAGGACTCGGACAGCGGGGCCTTGGAGGTCTTGCCTTCCGCCTTCATCTTCTTGAAGGCAGGAGACTCGTTCATGCTCATGCGGATCCACACGCTGATGCCCAGCAGGATCACCGACACGAGGAACGGCACGCGCCAGCCCCAGTCCTGGAAGGCGTCTTCACCGATGATGGTGCGGGTGCCCAGAATCACCAGCAGCGACAGGAACAGACCCAGCGTGGCCGTGGTCTGGATCCAGGCGGTGTAGGCACCACGACGGCCGTGCGGCGCGTGCTCGGCCACATAGGTGGCGGCACCACCGTACTCACCACCCAGTGCCAGGCCTTGCAGCAAGCGCAGGATGATCAGGATGACCGGGGCGGCCACGCCGATGGCGGCGTAGTTGGGCAGGATGCCGACGATGAAGGTGGAGGCCCCCATCAGCAGGATGGTCACCAGGAAGGTGTATTTGCGGCCGATCATGTCGCCGAGGCGACCGAAGACCAGTGCGCCGAACGGACGCACGATGAAGCCGGCTGCAAAAGCCAGCAGGGCAAAAATGAAGGCGGACGTCGGGTCCAGGCCGGCAAAGAACTGCTTCGCGATGATGGCTGCAAGCGAGCCATACAGGTAGAAGTCATACCACTCGAAAACCGTACCCAGACTCGAGGCGAAAATGACTTTCTTTTCCTCTTTGGTCATGGGCGCTGTGGAAACGCTCGGACTGGCCATGTGTGTGCTCCTCTTCATTGCCAAATTGCAGCCGCTTGTGGCGTGCTCACCCCAAATATAGGGGGTGTTTCGAGGGATGTCATTCGGGGGAATGCGGATGAAAACAAGCCAAACCGACAAATTTCCACGAGGGTTTTCACGAATAGGATGGCTTCGTGCCCTGAAAAACCTGTCTTATTGGCCTGCGCATACCCAAGCGGTGGGGGTGGAACCCGGCCGATGAATTACTTTTGTGAAGAATATATCGGCGCGGGGACGGTGATGCCTTGGGCCCCGGTCAGGGGCCACGACATTCAATTGCTTTGAGCCAATTGATCGAGAATCGCCGGGTTTTCCAGGGTGCTGGTGTCCTGGGTGACGGCATCGCCCTTGGCGATCACACGCAGCAGGCGGCGCATGATCTTGCCGGAGCGCGTCTTCGGGAGGTTGTCCCCGAAGCGGATGTCCTTGGGTTTGGCGATCGGGCCGATCTCCTGCCCCACGTGGTTGCGCAGCAGCGAGGCCAGTTGCTTGGCCTCGTCGCCGGTGGGGCGGGGACGCTTGAGCACCACGAAGGCGCAGATGGCTTCGCCGGTCAGGTCGTCCGGACGGCCCACCACAGCGGCTTCGGCCACCAGCGGGTGCGACACCAGCGCCGACTCGATTTCCATCGTGCCCATGCGGTGGCCCGACACGTTCAGCACGTCGTCAATGCGACCCGTGATGGTGAAGTAGCCGGTCTGAGCGTCGCGGATGGCGCCGTCGCCAGCCAGGTAGTACTTGCCGCCGAAATCGGCCGGGTAGTAGCTCTTCTTGAAGCGCTCCGAGTCACCCCAGATGTTGCGGATCATCGAAGGCCAGGGCTTGCGCACGACCAGCACGCCGCCCTGCCCCCACGGCACTTCCTTGCCGGTTTCGTCGACCACCGCGGCGTCGATGCCGGGGAACGGCAGCGTGCACGATCCGGGGGCCAGGTCATGGGCGCCCGGCAGCGGCGTGATCATGTGGCCACCCGTTTCGGTCTGCCAGAAGGTGTCGACGATCGGGCACTTGCCGCCGCCGATTTCGCGGTGATACCACTCCCAGGCGGCCGGGTTGATCGGCTCACCCACGGTGCCCAGCAGGCGCAGGCTGCTGAGGTCGAACTGCTTGGGGTGCACTTCGGCGTTCGATTCGGCAGCCTTGATCAGCGCGCGGATGGCGGTGGGGGCCGTGTAGAAGATCGAGACCTTGTGGGCCTCGATCATGCGCCAGAAGCGGGCCGAATCCGGGTAGGTGGGCACGCCTTCGAAGACAACCTGGGTGCCCCCGCACGACAGCGGGCCGTAGGCCACGTAGCTGTGCCCCGTGACCCAGCCGATGTCGGCCGTGCACCAGAAGACGTCGTCAGGGCGCAGGTCGAAGGTCCACTGCGTGGTCAGCGTGGCGTGCAGCAGGTAGCCGCCGGTGCTGTGCTGGACGCCCTTGGGCTTGCCGGTCGAACCGGAGGTGTACAGCAGGAACAGCGGGTGCTCGGCGCCCACCCACTCCGGCGGGCACACATCGGAAGCCTGCGCGGTCAGCTCGTCGAGCCAGGCGTCGCGGCCGGCCACCATGGGCACATCGCCGCCGGTGCGGCGCACCACGAGCACCTGGGTGACGCTGTCGCAGCCACCCAGGGTGAAGGCCTCATCGACGATGGTCTTCAGCGGCAGGCTCTTGCCGCCACGCTTCTGTTCATCCGCGGTGATGACCAGCACGGCACCAGCGTCCTCGATGCGGTCGCGCAGCGACTGGGCCGAGAAACCACCGAACACCACCGAGTGCGTGGCGCCGATGCGGGCGCAGGCCTGCATGGCCACCACACCGTCCACCGACATCGGGAGATACAGGACGACGCGGTCACCCTTCTTCACGCCCTGCGCCTTCAGTACGTTGGCCAGGCGGGAAACGCGGGACAGCAATTCCTTGTAAGTCACCTTGGAGACGACGCCGTCGTCCGACTCGAAAATGATGGCGACCTTATCGCCCAGACCGGCTTCGACGTGGCGGTCCAGGCAGTTGTAGGAAGCGTTCAGCTCGCCGTCTTCAAACCATTTGAAGAAAGGCGCCTGGCTCTCGTCGAGGGTTTTGGTAAACGGTTTGTGCCACTTCAGCAACTCGCGGGCGTGGTTCGCCCAATAACCGCTGTAATCGGCCTCGGCGGCGGCCACCAGTTGGTCGTAGGCTGCGCGGCTGCCGACGCGGGCCTTGCTGGCAAACGCTTCCGGAACGGGATAGAGGCTGGGGGGGGTGCTTGTGCCAGTCATGAGATGGGCTCCTGGGTACCTGCGCCACAAGGGCGCTGAGTCATTGAATCAATTGCCGGGACATGCCATACCATGGCGCAGGACAAGCCCTGGCTTTCCCTAAACCATGCGCCTCTCCCTACAATTTGTTGCTCCGTAGTATCCCTGCTCCAAAGTGACACAGATGCCCAAATCCCCCGCTGCAGTCCCGACGCCCCTCGGTTTCGTCCCCCGCCTGATCTTCGCCAGCCGCTGGCTCCAGATGCCGCTTTACCTGGGCTTGATCCTCGCCCAGGCGGTCTATGTCTTCCACTTCTGGGTCGAGCTCGTGCACCTCGTGGAGGCCGCGCTCGGCCAGCCCGAGGCGCTCAGGGCCATCTTCGAAGCCTCGGGCCAGAAAGCCAGCGCGGCTCCCACCCACCTCACCGAGACGACGATCATGCTGGTCGTCCTGGGCCTGATCGACGTGGTGATGATCTCCAACCTCCTGATCATGGTGATCGTGGGGGGCTACGAGACCTTCGTTTCGCGCATGAACCTCGAAGGCCACCCGGATCAGCCCGAGTGGCTGGACCACGTGAATGCCTCGGTGCTGAAGGTGAAGCTCGCCACGGCCATCATCGGCATCAGCTCCATCCACCTGCTCAAGACCTTCATCAACGCCGAGAACTACTCCGACAAGGTCCTGATTGCCCAGACGGTGATCCACATCGCCTTCCTGTTCTCGGCCATGGCCATTGCCTACACCGACCGCCTGCTGCACCCGCCTGCCCACCACTGAGCCGAAGTGCGCACACCTGCCCGGCCGATCCGTGTCCATCCTTGGCACAATGTCGGGCTCAACCCCATCCGTCCATCTGCCCCAAGAAGGCCCTGCCATGACGACCATTCGCCACGACGACCTCGTTGAAAGCGTCGCTGCCGCCCTGCAGTACATCTCGTACTACCACCCTGCCGACTACATCGCTCACCTGGCGCGCGCCTACGAGCGCGAGGAAAGCCCGGCGGCCAAGGACGCGATCGCGCAGATCCTGACGAACTCGCGCATGTGTGCCGAGGGCAAGCGCCCGATCTGCCAGGACACCGGCATCGTGAACGTCTTCCTGAAGATCGGGATGGGCGTGAAGTGGGAGGGTTTTGGCAACCGCAGCATCCAGGATGCCGTGGACGAAGGCGTGCGCCGGGGCTACAACAACCCGGACAACAAGCTGCGCGCCTCGGTGCTGAGCGACCCGATCTTCGAGCGCAAGAACACCAAGGACAACACGCCGGCCGTGGTGTTCATGGAGCTGGTGCCGGGCGACAAGGTCGACGTGACCGTGGCCGCCAAGGGCGGCGGCTCGGAAAACAAGTCCAAGGTCTACATGCTCAACCCGTCGGACAACATCGTCGACTGGGTGCTCAAGACCGTGCCGACCATGGGCGCTGGCTGGTGCCCGCCCGGCATGCTGGGCATCGGCGTCGGCGGCACGGCTGAGAAGGCCGCGCTGTTGGCCAAAGAGTCGCTGATGGACGACATCGACATGTACGAGCTGCTGCAGCGCGGCCCGCAGAACAAGCTGGAAGAGCTGCGCATCGAGCTGTACGAGAAGGTCAACGCCCTGGGTATTGGTGCGCAAGGCCTGGGTGGCCTGACCACCGTGCTCGACGTCAAGATCAAGACCTACCCGACGCACGCAGCCTCCAAGCCGATCGCCATGATCCCGAACTGCGCGGCCACCCGCCATGCGCACTTCGTGATGGACGGCTCGGGCCCGGTCTACCTGGATCCGCCCAGCCTCGACCTGTGGCCCAACGTGCACTGGGCGCCGGACTACAACAAGTCCAAGCGCGTCGACCTCAACACGCTGACGCCGGCCGAAGTGGCCAGCTGGAAGCCGGGCGACACCCTGCTGCTCAACGGCAAGATGCTGACCGGCCGCGATGCCGCGCACAAGCGCATCCAGGACATGCTCGCCAAGGGTGAGAAGCTGCCGGTCGATTTCACCAACCGCGTCATCTACTACGTGGGCCCGGTCGACCCGGTGCGTGACGAAGTGGTCGGCCCCGCAGGCCCCACCACCGCCACCCGCATGGACAAGTTCACCGACATGATGCTGGAGCAGACCGGCCTGATCGCCATGGTGGGCAAGGCCGAGCGCGGCCCGGTCGCCATCGAGTCGATCAAGAAGCACAAGTCGGCTTACCTGATGGCCGTGGGCGGCTCGGCTTACCTCGTGTCCAAGGCCATCAAGGCCGCCAAGGTGGTGGGCTTCGAAGACCTCGGCATGGAAGCCATCTACGAGTTCGACGTGGTCGACATGCCGGTGACGGTGGCGGTCGATGCCGGCGGCACCAGCGCCCACATCGAGGGTCCGAAGGTGTGGCAGGCCAAGATCGGCAAGATCCCTGTCAGCGTGGCCTGATGGCCGGGCCGCAGCGCCCGCGCCCCCTCGCAAGCCCCGACGGCCCTCCGGCCTCGGGGCTTTTTCATGGCGGGGCCGGACGCACCCTGGGCGCCGTGCGCTAGCCTGCCAGACCATGAAGAACCCGCACTACAACCCGACGAAGTCGCATCACCGACCGAACGGGTTTCAGAACAACCACGCATCGTTTCGTGGCAAGCGCTGGCACGAGATCCTGCGCTGGCGTTGGCAGGCATGGCGGGCCGGCTTGCCGAAGCCGCTGCAGGAGCCCATCCCGGTGGTGGCCCCGGACCTGGCGTTCATCCATGGCAATGCGCAAGCGGGCTTGCAGATGCAGCCCGCCGCAACGTGGATCGGTCACATCACCGTGCTGCTACAGATCGGTGGTCTGAATGTCCTGACGGACCCCGTGTTCTCGGAGCGCTGCTTTCCGGTGCAGTGGGCGGGCCCGCGGCGTCACACACCACCAGGGCTCACGCTCGGGCAACTGCCGCACATCGACATCGTGCTGCTGTCCCACAACCACTATGACCACCTCGATGAGGGCTCGATGCGGGCGCTGGCGCAGCAGCCAGGCGGCGCCCCACTGGTCATCTGCCCGCTGGCGCACCGGCACTGGCTGAACCGCTGGGGTCTGCACCGCGTGGTGGAGCTGGACTGGTGGGATCGGCATGTGATCGAGCCGTCTGCGCACAACCACCGCGTGCCTGTGGTACTGACGCCCGCGCAGCACTGGTCCGCGCGCACCACGACGGACGCGCTGCGCAGCCTGTGGGGCGGGTTCGCGGTGCTGTCGCCGGACTGCCACCTGTTCTTCGCGGGCGACACGGCCTATTCAAAGGACTTCGTGGACATACGCCAGCACTTTGCGCGCGAGCACACGCCAGGGCAAGGCGGCGGCTTCGATCTCGCACTGCTGCCCATCGGCGCCTATGAGCCACGCTGGTTCATGAAGGACCAGCACGTGAACCCGAAGGAAGCGGTGCAGATCTTCGAGGACCTGGGCTGCAAGCGGGCCCTCGCGGTGCACTGGGGCACGTTCCAGCTGACCGACGAGGCGCTGGACGAGCCGCCTCGGGCACTGGCGGCCGCTTTGCACGCCGCGGACCTGCCTGCTGAAGCGTTCCGGGTGATGGCCGTGGGGCAGACGTGGCGCCTGCCACCGCGGCCGTGATGCGGCGGATCGCCGCGATCGTTGGTGCTCAGCCCTGGCGACGGCGACGCAGGTTCAGCGAACCGACCGTCAGCATGCCAGCGGCCAGCAGGCCCCAGGTGCCCGGCTCGGGTACTGCAGGCAGCGGAGCGCCAAGAGCTGCCG
This is a stretch of genomic DNA from Aquabacterium olei. It encodes these proteins:
- a CDS encoding MFS transporter, with the protein product MTKEEKKVIFASSLGTVFEWYDFYLYGSLAAIIAKQFFAGLDPTSAFIFALLAFAAGFIVRPFGALVFGRLGDMIGRKYTFLVTILLMGASTFIVGILPNYAAIGVAAPVILIILRLLQGLALGGEYGGAATYVAEHAPHGRRGAYTAWIQTTATLGLFLSLLVILGTRTIIGEDAFQDWGWRVPFLVSVILLGISVWIRMSMNESPAFKKMKAEGKTSKAPLSESFGQWKNLKIVILALFGLVAGQAVVWYTGQFYALFFLTQALKVDGATANILVAISLLIGTPFFVVFGTLSDKIGRKPIILAGCLVAALTYFPLFKALTEAANPDLAKAQATAPVTLIANQNECSFQFNPTGTAKFTSSCDIAKQVLAANSVNYENVSGDGVAVIKVGDREIASYSSAGLSADDAKAKDAAFKKEVVQAIRDAGYPAKADPAKLNKPLVIAILTLLVIYVTAVYGPIAAMLVEMFPTRIRYTSMSLPYHIGNGWFGGLLPTTAFAIVAQTGNIYNGLWYPIIVASITFVIGLLFVKETKDVDIYAGD
- a CDS encoding chloride channel protein, whose product is MKSRYPSDWLSDEARHELSDWRRWAARAVVLLFAALAGLGVISLTWLTEQALHAFGVLHARWQWAPLLWTPALTAGIVWITRRFAPGAAGSGIPQVLAAQDPAVPVEQRQLFVSVRLALAKVVLTAGGLLAGLSTGREGPSVQVAAGLMHHARRWLPARSPVNERGLLVAGGAAGIAAAFNTPLGGVMFAIEQLSRRPEDRASGLLIGAIVLAGLLAVSIHGNDTYFGRIDATALSWGLWGPGLMVAILCGLLGGLFSRLLIQSMRGGSDVFSRWRQRHPVRFAAGCGLAVAVIGIVTQGSTFGGGYGTTRALLQGQEPTHGLYVVLRMVVTWLSAWSGVPGGIFAPALTIGAGIGHDVAGWTGHAHPALIALGMAGFLAGATQNPFTAFIIVMEMVEGHAMVLSLMGCAMLSSGMARVISPPLYVALAELQLHRLPATPPGQQKGARRPLEDAADTAS
- a CDS encoding MarR family winged helix-turn-helix transcriptional regulator, which produces MSEPIATRINAPADVIGTSALPPQAAVVLRQFRVVFNAVKTHFQQLERQTGVGGAQLWALSVVAAEPGIVVGDLAQRMDIHQSTTSNLVRTLVSRGLMLSRRDEQDRRVVHLEISESGRALLSSVPGPMAGVLPQALAQLDEATLIRLHDDLATLIRTLGEDEHGEASRTPLAQL
- the ilvD gene encoding dihydroxy-acid dehydratase; translated protein: MPQYRSRTSTAGRNMAGARALWRATGMKDGDFEKPIIAIANSFTQFVPGHVHLKDLGQLVAREIEAAGGVAKEFNTIAVDDGIAMGHGGMLYSLPSRDLIADSVEYMVNAHTADALVCISNCDKITPGMLMAALRLNIPVVFVSGGPMEAGKAKIEGKVIALDLVDAMVKAADKNCSDEEVAEVERSACPTCGSCSGMFTANSMNCLTEALGLSLPGNGTIVATHADREKLFRKAGRTIVELAKRHYEQDDFSVLPRSIASFKAFENAVALDVAMGGSTNTVLHLLAAAREAEVPFTMADIDRISRKVPCLSKVAPAVPDVHIEDVHRAGGIMSILGELARGGLLHTDVPTVHSPTMADAIANWDVKVTQDEAVHTFYKAAPGGIPTQVAFSQDSRWKALDLDREKGVIRAATHAFTKDGGLAVLYGNIAEKGCIVKTAGVDESIWTFTGTARVYESQEDAVEGILGEEVQAGDVVVIRYEGPKGGPGMQEMLYPTSYLKSRGLGKQCALLTDGRFSGGTSGLSIGHASPEAGMGGAIALVENGDRIEIDIPNRRIHLAISDEALAARRAAMEAKGDQAWKPVNRQRMVSAALQAYALLTTSADTGAVRDINQLKR
- a CDS encoding TIGR04438 family Trp-rich protein, with product MWFVLIGVALLVMWLGGIGPVGEWTWSSHWWALCLPFGLAAVWWWWSDTTGRTQRLAMDKVAAKREARRQKAVDAMGVQNPRKRR
- a CDS encoding c-type cytochrome yields the protein MKKLSTLVAAAALATLAAPAMASMELAQKKSCLACHGVEQKMIGPSYKDVAAKYKGQKGAEAKLVEKVLKGGKGAWGEIPMPANPQVSEAEAKELVHWILSLK